A stretch of the Bordetella genomosp. 8 genome encodes the following:
- a CDS encoding Lnb N-terminal periplasmic domain-containing protein, which translates to MTALAAAAMVAGGVWGALALWFQSPLAGRLRLLPPLAWLGMMVAALAGLANGRPWGAALFGAMLAGLLAWWFLGLRPSNARDWMPEVACITHGSVDGDILTLHNVRNFDWRSATDFDARWETRRYDLTKLASVDLALSYWGRPAIAHALVSFGFTDGQYLVFSVEIRRKRGDTFSEIGGLFRQYELSVLASTEEDSLRVRTNVRGEDGYLYRVHMPAGAPRKLLLSYVDTATRLREHPRFYNTLSANCITIAYRLADRIVSGLPLDYRLLLSGYLPEYLYRIGALSGADSVQAYRAAGRYTDRARATWDPAEYSRNIRRGVPGIGGEG; encoded by the coding sequence ATGACGGCCCTGGCCGCGGCCGCGATGGTGGCCGGCGGCGTATGGGGCGCGCTGGCGCTGTGGTTCCAGTCGCCCCTGGCCGGGCGCCTGCGCCTGCTGCCGCCACTGGCGTGGCTGGGAATGATGGTCGCCGCGCTGGCGGGGCTGGCGAACGGGCGCCCGTGGGGCGCGGCGCTGTTCGGCGCCATGCTGGCCGGACTGCTGGCCTGGTGGTTCCTGGGTTTGCGGCCGTCCAACGCGCGCGACTGGATGCCAGAGGTGGCCTGCATCACCCACGGCTCGGTCGATGGCGATATCCTGACCTTGCACAATGTGCGCAACTTCGACTGGCGCAGCGCGACCGATTTCGACGCGCGCTGGGAAACCCGCCGCTACGACTTGACGAAACTGGCGTCGGTGGACTTGGCGCTCTCCTATTGGGGCCGGCCCGCGATCGCGCATGCGCTGGTCTCGTTCGGCTTCACGGACGGCCAGTACCTGGTGTTTTCGGTGGAAATCCGCCGCAAGCGCGGCGATACGTTTTCCGAGATCGGCGGGCTCTTCCGCCAGTACGAACTTTCGGTGCTGGCCTCGACCGAGGAAGACAGCCTGCGGGTGCGTACCAACGTGCGCGGCGAAGACGGCTACCTCTACCGGGTCCACATGCCGGCCGGCGCGCCGCGCAAGCTGCTGCTGTCATACGTGGACACGGCCACGCGCCTGCGGGAGCATCCGCGCTTCTACAACACGCTGTCGGCCAACTGCATCACGATCGCGTACCGCCTTGCCGACAGGATCGTGTCCGGGCTGCCCTTGGACTACCGGTTGCTGCTGTCGGGGTATCTGCCGGAATACCTGTATCGGATCGGTGCGTTGTCGGGGGCGGACAGCGTCCAGGCCTATCGCGCCGCTGGCCGCTACACCGACCGGGCGCGGGCGACGTGGGATCCGGCGGAGTATTCGCGCAATATCCGGCGCGGGGTGCCGGGGATTGGGGGCGAGGGCTAG
- a CDS encoding HdeD family acid-resistance protein, whose protein sequence is MSHLVLLLLGIDYLHRRARALAICGLLMLVAGAVIFIDALDGVLYFPLDFFAALLVIEGIATLSIAKSGVGGQRVLRYTKGVFVLMAGTLVLAGQHHGNFVLSMMFGLLFLVDGLIQCIAAHVVRYPRWRVVFASGVAEVLLAIFFFQPYPTHYAGTVPYCVGLFLAISGLKLLWLARRVRNLDANPALASNPDPSFMPTRVDGPSRKVFDGPPLPSERALTVHVWTPSGSAKTETRHYPVVNRYIAAVGVNGVVSTGHAALESPEGIYISLYPAEEIDHSPEQFGALLRATADNDVPGIYQPDYATESKAWCPSTAQVRIRNYDAAKLRAFWDDYRNVEIYNLTHRNCSSSVSAALEAALDGVVGRLHGPEAGWGVLWRLLLTPELWVAAQIRKRALTMAWTPGLTLDYARALSMLADPRPFGWWKVSQAALRQMAALRAAWRRQDREAVARNAQTHTQTQS, encoded by the coding sequence ATGAGCCACCTGGTCCTGCTGCTGCTTGGTATCGACTATCTGCACAGGCGCGCCCGCGCGCTGGCCATTTGCGGCTTGCTGATGCTGGTGGCAGGCGCGGTGATCTTCATCGACGCGCTCGACGGGGTACTCTACTTTCCCCTGGATTTCTTCGCCGCGCTGCTGGTGATCGAAGGCATCGCGACGCTTTCCATCGCCAAGTCGGGTGTCGGCGGCCAGCGGGTGCTGCGCTATACCAAGGGCGTTTTCGTGCTGATGGCCGGCACGCTGGTGCTGGCGGGCCAGCACCACGGCAACTTCGTGCTGTCGATGATGTTCGGCCTGCTGTTCCTGGTAGATGGCCTGATCCAGTGCATCGCCGCCCACGTCGTGCGCTATCCGCGTTGGCGGGTGGTGTTCGCGTCCGGGGTGGCCGAGGTGCTGCTGGCAATCTTCTTTTTCCAGCCTTATCCCACCCACTACGCCGGCACGGTGCCGTACTGCGTCGGCCTGTTCCTGGCGATATCGGGCCTGAAGCTGCTGTGGCTCGCGCGCCGCGTGCGCAACCTGGACGCCAATCCGGCGCTGGCCAGCAATCCCGATCCGTCCTTCATGCCTACGCGCGTCGACGGCCCGTCGCGGAAAGTGTTCGACGGCCCGCCGCTGCCCAGCGAGCGCGCCTTGACCGTGCACGTGTGGACGCCGTCGGGCTCGGCCAAGACCGAGACGCGCCATTATCCGGTGGTCAACCGCTATATCGCGGCGGTGGGTGTCAATGGCGTGGTCTCCACCGGCCATGCCGCGCTGGAGTCGCCCGAGGGCATATACATCAGCCTGTACCCGGCGGAGGAAATCGACCACTCGCCCGAGCAGTTCGGCGCGCTGCTGCGCGCCACCGCGGACAACGACGTGCCGGGCATCTACCAGCCCGACTACGCCACCGAGTCCAAGGCCTGGTGTCCGTCGACCGCGCAGGTGCGCATCCGCAACTACGATGCGGCGAAGCTGCGGGCGTTCTGGGATGACTACCGCAACGTCGAGATCTATAACCTGACGCACCGCAACTGCTCCAGTTCGGTGTCGGCCGCGTTGGAAGCGGCGCTGGACGGCGTGGTCGGCCGCCTGCATGGTCCGGAGGCGGGCTGGGGCGTGCTGTGGCGCCTGCTGCTGACGCCGGAGCTGTGGGTGGCGGCGCAGATACGCAAGCGCGCCTTGACCATGGCGTGGACGCCCGGCCTGACGCTGGACTACGCGCGCGCGCTCAGCATGTTGGCCGATCCGCGGCCGTTCGGTTGGTGGAAGGTGTCGCAGGCGGCGCTGCGCCAGATGGCGGCACTGCGCGCCGCCTGGCGTCGCCAGGATCGCGAGGCGGTCGCCCGCAACGCCCAGACCCACACCCAGACCCAGTCATGA